Proteins found in one Pelmatolapia mariae isolate MD_Pm_ZW linkage group LG7, Pm_UMD_F_2, whole genome shotgun sequence genomic segment:
- the ice2 gene encoding little elongation complex subunit 2 produces MELTWEDHPVPEGPFFSRDVYDKYSLAPNIRELWAFLRGPVENAKAKQECDDGAAKVSRSPSTDEAAEFKDNSCISSQASCWDSCDSEDLSADKAVESTRDFEDTKKSGAEQKQIKKDAPFPEPRLPYPCLSNISSKQQETFLGFLMNKKTKDPPEVLKAQVNNEVMHFNSYLQDVARMCADDYNFISQGAMQYSEEFLRSCLECIRTLPQFYQIHELTSLTGGTFDPGLALTFEKQLLNMGSVNITDHKIVPADAQLAWDYQSVSSENPPAKKAKDMHATVSGDGNAEKLCACYEPHVCLTRDALVRLLDNHGPEFVEQWELPVWVKLNQGKVGNQKKTVYIDSPLLKTEMTVRERSHIYHEESLKRSIKKNGSRNVFHLMTELPVNKQNLSQEISQRSVVSLENSGLDFEVDLTDLETFGETSKCKKIPDEQDGYIKSKKDTGSPLSKKIKTFSEETSSSSIKTNDSVSDPAQQVLSEHIQPGTEQARQDPALQSDEDQAFTGDSDDEKLVIDDSMSPVNTVPKQSKPQTVTCSADPPVVPASESTPESSEMSSPQRVTRARRQTKRAKDSGDQLGEILRMQTAMFKSANEIAKCSAKSPTRCAGPSVHSHPTLLVKPCVSSFLERNQSKDGETSVVSPKSSSLSADTKEHKKLLSQDLQATTEDEQDYEAPVEGNLFYKLYSLQDLLLMVRSSVSLTHTRKVGSRKNQHTPVHVLPKLEYQLSYGVECLTRNEVCNLWTETLLHSSTVSYIAHINAHTSKVALLRKLPDDWKQNISCGFKLSKSLNILHHLLKKLTGLEEGRYLIAHKSGEPFVTILKAAHGKGNRGGYDLHQVHSSVPQPPAFGFVPWIPVDPAVVLPFHQQHGRVPCTFPPTPIVKKTNGSNKKTRKQKKRTAKRNTYVKKLIQKSF; encoded by the exons ATGGAGCTGACATG GGAAGACCACCCAGTTCCTGAAGGACCTTTCTTTTCCAGAGATGTTTATGACAAATATTCCCTTGCACCTAATATCAGAGAACTGTGGGCCTTTCTCCGAGG TCCTGTAGAGAATGCCAAAGCCAAACAGGAGTGTGATGATGGGGCTGCAAAAGTCTCCCGCTCTCCTTCCACAGATGAAGCTGCAGAGTTTAAAGACAACAGTTGCATCAGCAGCCAAGCATCCTGCTGGGACAGCTGTGATAGTGAGgatctaagtgcagacaaagccGTTGAAAGCACACGAGACTTTGAGGATACCAAAAAATCAGGAGCAGAGCAGAAGCAGATTAAGAAAGATGCTCCCTTTCCCGAGCCCAGGCTCCCTTATCCCTGCCTGTCCAACATTTCTagcaaacaacaggaaacatttcTTGGTTTTTTAATGAATAAGAAAACCAAGGATCCTCCAGAG GTCTTAAAGGCACAAGTGAACAATGAAGTGATGCACTTCAATAGCTACCTCCAAGATGTGGCTAGAATGTGTGCTGATGACTACAATTTCATATCACAAGGAGCTATGCAATATTCAGAG gaaTTTTTAAGGAGCTGTTTGGAATGCATTAGGACGCTTCCCCAGTTCTACCAGATCCACGAGCTGACCAGTTTAACAGGAGGGACATTCGATCCAGGGCTGGCGCTGACCTTTGAAAAACAGCTGCTGAATATG GGCAGTGTGAATATTACAGACCACAAGATAGTGCCTGCTGATGCACAACTTGCATGGGATTATCAGAGTGTTTCATCAGAGAATCCTCCAGCTAAAAAGGCTAAGGACATGCATGCT ACTGTCAGTGGTGATGGGAATGCTGAGAAGCTCTGTGCTTGTTATGAGCCTCATGTTTGTTTGACTCGAGATGCCTTGGTCAGGCTGCTGGACAACCATGGCCCTGAATTTGTGGAGCAATGGGAACTTCCTGTTTGGGTCAAATTAAACCAAGGAAAAG TCGGTAATCAGAAGAAGACTGTGTATATAGACTCGCCGCTCCTGAAGACTGAAATGACAGTGAGAGAAAGGAGTCATATCTATCACGAAGAGAGTTTGAAGCGGTCCATCAAGAAGAATGGAAGTAGAAATGTGTTCCATTTGATGACAGAGCTTCCTGTAAATAAGCAGAACCTCTCACAG GAAATTTCCCAGAGAAGCGTAGTTTCCCTAGAAAACAGTGGTCTGGATTTTGAGGTGGATCTCACCGACCTGGAGACATTTGGAGAGACGTCAAAGTGTAAGAAGATCCCAGATGAACAGGATGGAtatattaaaagtaaaaaagataCAGGTTCCCCACTTTCAAAAAAGATTAAAACGTTCAGTGAAGAGACGAGCAGCTCCTCGATAAAAACAAACGACTCTGTATCCGATCCAGCTCAGCAGGTTTTGAGTGAGCACATTCAACCAGGGACTGAACAAGCAAGACAAGACCCTGCCCTGCAGAGTGATGAGGACCAAGCTTTTACTGGAGACTCGGATGATGAGAAACTGGTCATTGATGACTCGATGTCTCCAGTGAACACTGTcccaaaacaaagtaaaccTCAAACTGTAACGTGCTCTGCAGACCCTCCAGTTGTTCCTGCTTCTGAGTCCACTCCTGAAAGTTCAGAGATGTCTTCCCCTCAAAGAGTTACAAGGGCCAGACGACAAACCAAAAGAGCAAAGGACTCTGGGGATCAGCTAGGTGAGATCCTGCGCATGCAGACAGCCATGTTCAAGTCTGCCAACGAAATAGCCAAATGCTCTGCTAAGTCACCCACCCGATGTGCAGGGCCATCGGTTCACTCTCATCCAACATTGCTGGTTAAACCGTGTGTGTCTTCATTTTTGGAGAGAAACCAGAGCAAGGATGGTGAAACCAGTGTGGTTTCCCCCAAGTCTTCATCCCTCAGTGCTGACACTAAAGAACATAAAA AGCTTCTTTCACAAGACCTGCAGGCTACAACAGAAGATGAGCAAGATTACGAGGCTCCTGTTGAGGGCAACCTGTTTTATAAACTCTACAGTCTGCAAGACTTGTTACTCATGGTGcgcagctctgtctctctgacCCACACGAGAAAAGTGGGCAGCAGGAAAAACCAG CATACACCAGTGCATGTCTTGCCTAAGCTGGAGTACCAGTTGTCTTATGGTGTTGAGTGCCTAACCAGGAACGAGGTATGCAACTTGTGGACAGAGACTTTGCTTCACTCCAGCACAGTATCTTACATAG CGCACATCAATGCACACACATCAAAAGTAGCTCTGCTGCGAAAGCTGCCTGATGACTGGAAGCAGAACATCTCCTGTGGGTTCAA GCTTTCCAAGTCATTAAATATACTCCACCACCTACTGAAAAAACTTACTGG GTTAGAGGAAGGACGATACCTGATTGCACATAAATCGGGGGAACCGTTTGTGACCATCCTCAAAGCAGCACATGGAAAAGGGAATCGGGGGGGATACGACCTGCATCAGGTCCACAGCTCTGTTCCACAACCCCCGGCCTTTGGCTTTGTGCCTTGGA